From Natrinema sp. CBA1119:
ATCACGAACGACGCTTCCATCAGTCGTCACCCCGGAGATCGCTCCAGAGGGACGTGAAGTTGTCAGCGAGCTCGTCGCGCGTTTCCAGCGTCAGCGAGAGTTGGCCATCGGTGATATCGACGTGGAGTTCCTCGAGCGACGTTTGGAACTCGCTTCGATGCGAGCCGTCCGTATCGACGGTGTTCCGCTCCTCGATGAGGTCGTGGTCCTGCAGCGTCGACACTCGC
This genomic window contains:
- a CDS encoding helix-turn-helix domain-containing protein, which translates into the protein MQHGGSSDSAEIFQILADEYARKILLAADHGPKTAKTLSEECNASLTTIYRRVSTLQDHDLIEERNTVDTDGSHRSEFQTSLEELHVDITDGQLSLTLETRDELADNFTSLWSDLRGDD